In one Brassica oleracea var. oleracea cultivar TO1000 chromosome C9, BOL, whole genome shotgun sequence genomic region, the following are encoded:
- the LOC106318051 gene encoding transcriptional activator DEMETER isoform X1, translating into MSSRGNNPVENQFMGSWAPITPRKPMRGGSSVVVDGGGGQDRNYYTGEREEDPLGRSNVASNSQGGCSNVFELDDLLDTDQMPMSFTSLLSGGDHLFQVPQCGTPASSRPLYNLNSPPTSEAAGYVCESSVQPVPSTPSLLCRTGRDNGFLETTGQTSDYGMQSVVASSVVNSTEVTEQKDGRRQSDLGFDLNQTPQQKPSKKKKKFMPKVYVEGKPIRKPRKPATQEAAKHKATGGGKRKKAQKTNLKESAANKPAIGGDMSNTSLEITGKSCRKALSFDLEKTGDVGLDDSGSEIFQNTSGSNSFTESRDAAGGTSGSWLDSVTQVDKTNGLVAANQPLEASTVVTLPRGSEVNHSRILGRDQQPELFTGNQQRQLPMGNQQRQWPMENQQRQLPMENQQAWLHMKNQLCGFPVGNQQPRLAMGSQEPKYLMGTQRSALASGIQQPGGLQGNNQPMFLNQQTQQTYLPAENQQYGSPSGMQQHVMSTRGQQHGLLLDNQRSNQQPGSSMRGQQTCLPAGNQQHGPPPGMQQHVMSTRGQQHGLLLDNQRSHQQPGSSMRGQQTFLPAGNQQHGSPSGMQQYMSTRGQQHALLLDNQRSHQQPGSSMRGHQTCLPAGNQLHGPPPGMQQHVMSTRGQQHGMLLDNQRSQLLMRNPQPGSSMRGQQTCLLAGNQQYGSLSAMQQPVMSPRQQQHGMLLGNQESQFLMGNQQPGSSMRGQQPCVPLMNRQLGTPKGFTHLNQMVAANMSSSGLRPHPQSQTPATNLYMESVSGSMNGTADTYQRSSIAGYGSSPQDIYQGNERIPSHERSNAEYFDLRKKALSQNSALPTPDNAKHVEARGSKRQYDPAMGHMQNSVAHWPLLQQISQSQDVERQNISTSAKHIDAAKKMRIQKAVQEKLHGVAPEVIDIEDYPTDGARKDKSGVPKTPAKKGLRGRKKAVPPPAQNSADNEKGIVPETPARKGPRGRKKTVPPLPNASEIQVYKPTQAKAPSSRSKAKEKGVKSKQARGQSGELLREDCIAEIIYRLQNLYIGDESREQEQNALAIYKGDGAVVPYETKKKKPRPKVDLDDETTRIWNLLMGKEEKEGNGERNKKKEKWWEEERNVFRGRADSFIARMHLVQGDRRFSPWKGSVVDSVIGVFLTQNVTDHLSSSAFMSLAARFPPKPSSKPEDERNIRSVVVEDPEGCILNLNDTPPWQEKVQTSSDTQVSGVDSGSKEQQRSCSNSGIERFNFLENSSQNLEEEVLSSQDSFDPASWTSQSSGRVGSSSGSKSDAEFSTTRSETKTASGSAQSVQIGSPNLSDERSLLHQESGDVQIQETSNVAQKKPDMTADLVDIEDFGMDFVPTNFTMAREKKGTQAAGKKPTSQWDSLRREVLERKGKKERSKESMDSIDYEAIRRASVYEISDAIKERGMNYMLAVRIKDFLERIVKDHGSVDLEWLRDVHPDKAKDYLLSIRGLGLKSVECIRLLTLHNMAFPVDTNVGRIAVRLGWVPLQPLPESLQLHLLELYPVLESIQKFLWPRLCKLDQPTLYELHYQLITFGKVFCTKSRPNCNACPMRGECRHFASAYASARLALPASEERGLTTATIPVPPQSFPPASIPMMELPPPLESSPLQSFLTREVPSNGGSSEPIIEEPATPEPVYPEITESDIEDAYYNEDPDEIPTIELNISQFGQTLKEHMKNNMELQEGDMSKALVALDPSTTSIPTPKLKNISRLRTEHQVYELWDSHPLLAGMDKREPDDPSPYLLAIWSPGETANSAGQKCGGKASGKLCFDEACSECNGVREANSQTVRGTLLIPCRTAMRGSFPLNGTYFQVNEVFADHESSLEPIDVPRDWIWDLPRRTVYFGTSVTSIFKGMSTEQIQYSFWRGFVCVRGFEPKTRAPRPLMARLHFPKNKVKNKT; encoded by the exons ATGAGCTCCAGGGGTAATAATCCTGTGGAGAATCAATTCATGGGCTCTTGGGCTCCGATCACACCCAGGAAGCCCATGCGAGGTGGATCAAGCGTGGTTGTAGACGGTGGTGGTGGGCAAGATCGTAATTACTACACAGGGGAGAGAGAGGAGGATCCTTTGGGAAGGAGCAATGTTGCTTCTAATTCTCAAGGTGGATGTAGTAATGTGTTTGAACTGGACGACTTGTTGGATACGGATCAGATGCCTATGTCGTTCACAAGCCTGCTGAGTGGTGGAGATCATTTGTTCCAGGTTCCTCAAT GTGGAACTCCAGCGAGTAGCAGGCCTCTTTACAATTTGAATTCTCCACCTACAAGTGAAGCAGCTGGGTACGTCTGTGAGAGTTCTGTTCAACCTGTGCCTTCAACGCCTAGTCTGTTGTGCCGAACAGGTCGGGATAATGGGTTCCTGGAAACCACAGGGCAGACATCTGACTACGGCATGCAGAGCGTTGTGGCATCGTCTGTTGTTAACTCGACGGAAGTTACTGAACAGAAGGATGGTAGGAGACAAAGTGATCTGGGGTTTGATCTTAACCAGACACCTCAGCAGAAACCCTCCAAAAAGAAGAAGAAGTTCATGCCCAAGGTGTATGTGGAAGGCAAACCTATAAGGAAGCCACGCAAACCTGCAACTCAGGAAGCTGCGAAACATAAAGCAACCGGGGGTGGCAAAAGGAAGAAAGCTCAGAAGACAAACTTGAAAGAATCAGCAGCTAACAAGCCAGCCATCGGTGGAGATATGAGCAACACTAGCCTTGAAATTACAGGCAAAAGTTGCAGAAAGGCTTTATCTTTTGACTTGGAGAAAACTGGAGATGTGGGGCTAGATGACTCCGGGTCTGAAATTTTCCAGAACACTAGTGGTTCAAACTCATTTACTGAGTCCAGAGATGCCGCTGGTGGAACAAGTGGTAGCTGGCTGGATTCAGTAACACAAGTAGACAAGACCAATGGATTGGTTGCTGCGAACCAGCCACTTGAAGCGTCAACAGTCGTGACACTACCCAGAGGATCAGAAGTAAACCATTCTCGAATACTGGGCAGAGACCAACAACCTGAATTATTCACTGGAAACCAGCAACGCCAGTTGCCAATGGGAAACCAGCAACGCCAGTGGCCAATGGAAAACCAGCAACGCCAGTTGCCAATGGAAAACCAACAAGCTTGGCTTCACATGAAAAACCAACTTTGTGGCTTTCCAGTCGGTAACCAGCAGCCTCGCTTGGCCATGGGTAGCCAAGAACCTAAGTATCTGATGGGAACCCAACGATCTGCTTTGGCGAGTGGAATCCAACAACCAGGAGGTCTCCAAGGGAACAACCAGCCTATGTTTTTGAATCAGCAAACACAGCAGACTTACTTACCTGCTGAAAATCAACAATATGGGTCACCGTCAGGCATGCAGCAGCATGTTATGTCAACCAGGGGGCAACAACATGGGCTGCTGCTGGATAACCAGAGATCTAACCAGCAACCTGGTTCATCAATGAGAGGCCAGCAGACTTGCTTACCTGCTGGAAATCAACAACATGGACCACCGCCAGGCATGCAGCAGCATGTTATGTCAACCAGGGGGCAACAACATGGGCTGCTGCTGGATAACCAGAGATCTCACCAGCAACCTGGTTCATCAATGAGAGGCCAGCAGACTTTCTTACCTGCTGGAAATCAACAACATGGATCACCGTCAGGCATGCAGCAGTATATGTCAACCAGGGGGCAGCAACATGCGCTGCTGCTGGATAACCAGAGATCTCACCAGCAACCTGGTTCATCAATGAGAGGCCACCAGACTTGCTTACCTGCTGGAAATCAACTACATGGACCACCGCCAGGCATGCAGCAGCATGTTATGTCAACCAGGGGGCAACAACATGGGATGCTGCTTGATAACCAGAGATCTCAACTTCTGATGAGAAACCCGCAACCTGGTTCATCTATGAGAGGCCAGCAGACTTGCTTACTTGCTGGAAATCAACAATATGGATCACTGTCAGCTATGCAGCAGCCTGTTATGTCACCCAGGCAGCAACAACATGGGATGCTGCTGGGGAACCAGGAATCTCAATTTCTGATGGGTAACCAGCAACCTGGTTCATCAATGAGGGGCCAGCAGCCTTGCGTACCTTTGATGAACAGGCAACTTGGAACTCCTAAAGGTTTTACTCACTTGAATCAGATGGTAGCTGCCAACATGTCATCGTCTGGGCTTCGACCTCATCCTCAATCACAAACTCCGGCAACAAATCTGTATATGGAATCTGTTTCCGGGAGTATGAATGGGACTGCAGATACATATCAAAGAAGCAGCATTGCTGGATACGGTTCTTCACCGCAAGATATCTACCAAGGAAATGAGCGCATCCCATCTCATGAGAGATCCAATGCTGAATATTTTGACTTACGCAAGAAAGCCCTATCTCAAAACTCTGCTTTGCCAACTCCAGATAACGCTAAACATGTCGAAGCCAGGGGTTCGAAGAGACAGTATGATCCTGCGATGGGACATATGCAAAACTCAGTAGCTCATTGGCCCTTACTCCAACAAATTTCTCAATCACAAGATGTGGAGAGACAGAACATTAGCACGAGTGCGAAACATATAGACGCTGCAAAGAAAATGAGAATCCAGAAAGCAGTCCAAGAAAAGTTGCATGGCGTGGCTCCTGAGGTAATAGATATCGAGGATTATCCAACTGATGGGGCAAGAAAAGATAAAAGTGGTGTCCCAAAAACTCCCGCAAAAAAGGGTCTTAGAGGGAGAAAGAAAGCAGTACCTCCACCAGCTCAAAATTCTGCAGATAATGAGAAAGGTATTGTCCCAGAAACTCCAGCAAGAAAGGGCCCTAGAGGGAGAAAGAAAACAGTACCTCCGCTACCCAATGCCTCAGAGATCCAGGTTTACAAACCTACTCAAGCAAAGGCACCTTCATCAAGAAGTAAGGCTAAAGAGAAAGGAGTGAAGTCCAAACAAGCAAGAG GTCAATCAGGAGAACTTCTACGTGAAGATTGTATTGCAGAAATAATATACAGGTTGCAGAATCTATATATAGGAGATGAAAGCAGAGAACAAGAGCAGAATGCACTTGCCATATACAAAGGAGATGGTGCAGTTGTTCCATATGAGACCAAGAAGAAAAAACCAAGGCCTAAAGTTGACCTTGATGATGAAACAACTCGGATATGGAATCTTTTGATGGGGAAAGAAGAAAAAGAGGGCAATGGCGAGAGGAATAAGAAAAAAGAGAAGTGGTGGGAAGAAGAGAGAAATGTTTTCCGAGGGAGGGCTGATTCATTTATTGCCCGTATGCATCTTGTGCAAG GAGATAGACGTTTTTCGCCATGGAAGGGATCGGTGGTTGATTCCGTCATTGGAGTTTTCCTTACTCAGAATGTCACAGATCACCTTTCAAG CTCTGCTTTCATGTCTCTAGCTGCACGATTCCCTCCAAAACCAAGCAGCAAACCAGAAGATGAAAGGAATATTAGAAGCGTAGTTGTTGAAGATCCAGAAGGATGCATTCTGAACTTAAATGACACCCCTCCGTGGCAGGAAAAGGTTCAAACTTCGTCTGATACGCAAGTTTCTGGGGTTGATAGTGGATCAAAAGAGCAGCAAAGGTCCTGTTCAAACTCTGGAATCGAAAGATTTAATTTCTTAGAGAACAGTAGTCAGAACTTAGAAGAGGAAGTGTTATCATCACAAGATTCTTTTGATCCTGCGAGTTGGACATCTCAATCGTCCGGGAGAGTTGGATCCTCTTCAGGTTCCAAATCAGACGCAGAGTTTTCTACAACCAGGTCTGAAACAAAAACAGCCAGTGGATCAGCACAATCAGTGCAAATTGGGAGTCCAAACTTGTCTGATGAAAGATCGCTTCTCCATCAAGAATCTGGTGATGTTCAAATACAAGAAACTTCAAATGTCGCTCAGAAGAAACCTGATATGACGGCAGATTTAGTCGATATAGAAGATTTTGGAATGGACTTCGTACCAACAAATTTCACCATGGCACGTGAGAAGAAAGGAACACAGGCTGCTGGGAAAAAGCCTACAAGCCAATGGGATAGTCTTAGAAGAGAAGTGCTGGAGAGAAAAGGGAAAAAAGAAAGAAGCAAAGAAAGCATGGACTCTATTGATTATGAAGCCATTAGACGTGCTAGCGTCTATGAGATATCTGATGCTATCAAAGAAAGAGGAATGAATTACATGCTGGCTGTAAGGATTAAG GATTTCCTTGAAAGGATAGTCAAGGATCACGGTTCTGTTGATCTTGAATGGCTAAGGGATGTTCATCCTGATAAAGCAAA GGACTATCTGTTGAGCATAAGAGGATTGGGTTTGAAAAGTGTAGAATGCATTCGACTCTTGACACTCCACAATATGGCTTTCCCT GTTGACACCAATGTCGGAAGGATAGCAGTTAGGCTGGGATGGGTGCCTCTACAACCTCTACCTGAATCACTTCAACTACACCTTCTGGAGCT ATACCCAGTGCTTGAGTCCATCCAAAAGTTTCTTTGGCCAAGACTCTGCAAACTCGATCAACCAACACT GTATGAGTTACACTACCAGCTGATTACATTTGGAAAG GTATTTTGCACGAAGAGTAGACCAAATTGTAATGCATGTCCCATGCGAGGAGAGTGCAGGCACTTTGCTAGTGCTTATGCTAG TGCAAGACTTGCGTTGCCGGCATCAGAGGAGAGGGGCTTAACTACTGCAACTATCCCAGTCCCTCCCCAATCCTTTCCTCCTGCATCCATCCCGATGATGGAACTACCTCCTCCTCTAGAGAGTTCTCCTCTACAGAGTTTTCTAACAAGGGAAGTACCATCGAATGGAGGAAGCTCGGAACCCATAATAGAAGAGCCGGCTACGCCCGAGCCAGTATACCCTGAGATAACGGAGAGTGACATTGAAGATGCTTACTACAACGAGGACCCTGACGAGATTCCAACAATTGAACTCAACATTTCACAATTCGGCCAGACGCTTAAGGAACACATGAAGAATAACATGGAGCTCCAAGAAGGTGACATGTCCAAGGCTTTGGTCGCTTTGGATCCATCCACTACTTCAATTCCAACTCCCAAACTAAAGAACATTAGCCGTCTCAGGACAGAGCACCAAGT GTATGAGCTCTGGGATTCACATCCCCTCCTCGCTGGT ATGGATAAAAGAGAACCAGATGACCCAAGTCCTTATCTCTTAGCTATTTGGTCACCTG GGGAAACGGCGAATTCGGCTGGACAGAAATGTGGAGGGAAAGCGTCTGGCAAATTGTGCTTTGACGAGGCTTGCTCAGAGTGCAACGGCGTGAGGGAAGCGAATTCACAGACAGTTAGAGGAACTCTTCTG ATACCGTGTCGAACTGCCATGAGAGGAAGCTTTCCCCTCAACGGCACATATTTTCAAGTGAACGAG GTATTTGCAGATCACGAATCCAGTCTCGAACCCATAGATGTTCCTAGAGACTGGATATGGGATCTACCGAGAAGAACTGTTTACTTCGGGACATCGGTAACATCAATATTTAAAG GTATGTCGACAGAACAGATTCAGTACAGCTTCTGGAGAG GATTCGTCTGTGTGCGAGGATTCGAACCCAAGACCAGAGCACCTCGCCCGCTGATGGCCAGGTTGCATTTCCCGAAAAACAAAGTGAAGAACAAAACCTGA
- the LOC106318051 gene encoding transcriptional activator DEMETER isoform X2, with protein MSSRGNNPVENQFMGSWAPITPRKPMRGGSSVVVDGGGGQDRNYYTGEREEDPLGRSNVASNSQGGCSNVFELDDLLDTDQMPMSFTSLLSGGDHLFQVPQCGTPASSRPLYNLNSPPTSEAAGYVCESSVQPVPSTPSLLCRTGRDNGFLETTGQTSDYGMQSVVASSVVNSTEVTEQKDGRRQSDLGFDLNQTPQQKPSKKKKKFMPKVYVEGKPIRKPRKPATQEAAKHKATGGGKRKKAQKTNLKESAANKPAIGGDMSNTSLEITGKSCRKALSFDLEKTGDVGLDDSGSEIFQNTSGSNSFTESRDAAGGTSGSWLDSVTQVDKTNGLVAANQPLEASTVVTLPRGSEVNHSRILGRDQQPELFTGNQQRQLPMGNQQRQWPMENQQRQLPMENQQAWLHMKNQLCGFPVGNQQPRLAMGSQEPKYLMGTQRSALASGIQQPGGLQGNNQPMFLNQQTQQTYLPAENQQYGSPSGMQQHVMSTRGQQHGLLLDNQRSNQQPGSSMRGQQTCLPAGNQQHGPPPGMQQHVMSTRGQQHGMLLDNQRSQLLMRNPQPGSSMRGQQTCLLAGNQQYGSLSAMQQPVMSPRQQQHGMLLGNQESQFLMGNQQPGSSMRGQQPCVPLMNRQLGTPKGFTHLNQMVAANMSSSGLRPHPQSQTPATNLYMESVSGSMNGTADTYQRSSIAGYGSSPQDIYQGNERIPSHERSNAEYFDLRKKALSQNSALPTPDNAKHVEARGSKRQYDPAMGHMQNSVAHWPLLQQISQSQDVERQNISTSAKHIDAAKKMRIQKAVQEKLHGVAPEVIDIEDYPTDGARKDKSGVPKTPAKKGLRGRKKAVPPPAQNSADNEKGIVPETPARKGPRGRKKTVPPLPNASEIQVYKPTQAKAPSSRSKAKEKGVKSKQARGQSGELLREDCIAEIIYRLQNLYIGDESREQEQNALAIYKGDGAVVPYETKKKKPRPKVDLDDETTRIWNLLMGKEEKEGNGERNKKKEKWWEEERNVFRGRADSFIARMHLVQGDRRFSPWKGSVVDSVIGVFLTQNVTDHLSSSAFMSLAARFPPKPSSKPEDERNIRSVVVEDPEGCILNLNDTPPWQEKVQTSSDTQVSGVDSGSKEQQRSCSNSGIERFNFLENSSQNLEEEVLSSQDSFDPASWTSQSSGRVGSSSGSKSDAEFSTTRSETKTASGSAQSVQIGSPNLSDERSLLHQESGDVQIQETSNVAQKKPDMTADLVDIEDFGMDFVPTNFTMAREKKGTQAAGKKPTSQWDSLRREVLERKGKKERSKESMDSIDYEAIRRASVYEISDAIKERGMNYMLAVRIKDFLERIVKDHGSVDLEWLRDVHPDKAKDYLLSIRGLGLKSVECIRLLTLHNMAFPVDTNVGRIAVRLGWVPLQPLPESLQLHLLELYPVLESIQKFLWPRLCKLDQPTLYELHYQLITFGKVFCTKSRPNCNACPMRGECRHFASAYASARLALPASEERGLTTATIPVPPQSFPPASIPMMELPPPLESSPLQSFLTREVPSNGGSSEPIIEEPATPEPVYPEITESDIEDAYYNEDPDEIPTIELNISQFGQTLKEHMKNNMELQEGDMSKALVALDPSTTSIPTPKLKNISRLRTEHQVYELWDSHPLLAGMDKREPDDPSPYLLAIWSPGETANSAGQKCGGKASGKLCFDEACSECNGVREANSQTVRGTLLIPCRTAMRGSFPLNGTYFQVNEVFADHESSLEPIDVPRDWIWDLPRRTVYFGTSVTSIFKGMSTEQIQYSFWRGFVCVRGFEPKTRAPRPLMARLHFPKNKVKNKT; from the exons ATGAGCTCCAGGGGTAATAATCCTGTGGAGAATCAATTCATGGGCTCTTGGGCTCCGATCACACCCAGGAAGCCCATGCGAGGTGGATCAAGCGTGGTTGTAGACGGTGGTGGTGGGCAAGATCGTAATTACTACACAGGGGAGAGAGAGGAGGATCCTTTGGGAAGGAGCAATGTTGCTTCTAATTCTCAAGGTGGATGTAGTAATGTGTTTGAACTGGACGACTTGTTGGATACGGATCAGATGCCTATGTCGTTCACAAGCCTGCTGAGTGGTGGAGATCATTTGTTCCAGGTTCCTCAAT GTGGAACTCCAGCGAGTAGCAGGCCTCTTTACAATTTGAATTCTCCACCTACAAGTGAAGCAGCTGGGTACGTCTGTGAGAGTTCTGTTCAACCTGTGCCTTCAACGCCTAGTCTGTTGTGCCGAACAGGTCGGGATAATGGGTTCCTGGAAACCACAGGGCAGACATCTGACTACGGCATGCAGAGCGTTGTGGCATCGTCTGTTGTTAACTCGACGGAAGTTACTGAACAGAAGGATGGTAGGAGACAAAGTGATCTGGGGTTTGATCTTAACCAGACACCTCAGCAGAAACCCTCCAAAAAGAAGAAGAAGTTCATGCCCAAGGTGTATGTGGAAGGCAAACCTATAAGGAAGCCACGCAAACCTGCAACTCAGGAAGCTGCGAAACATAAAGCAACCGGGGGTGGCAAAAGGAAGAAAGCTCAGAAGACAAACTTGAAAGAATCAGCAGCTAACAAGCCAGCCATCGGTGGAGATATGAGCAACACTAGCCTTGAAATTACAGGCAAAAGTTGCAGAAAGGCTTTATCTTTTGACTTGGAGAAAACTGGAGATGTGGGGCTAGATGACTCCGGGTCTGAAATTTTCCAGAACACTAGTGGTTCAAACTCATTTACTGAGTCCAGAGATGCCGCTGGTGGAACAAGTGGTAGCTGGCTGGATTCAGTAACACAAGTAGACAAGACCAATGGATTGGTTGCTGCGAACCAGCCACTTGAAGCGTCAACAGTCGTGACACTACCCAGAGGATCAGAAGTAAACCATTCTCGAATACTGGGCAGAGACCAACAACCTGAATTATTCACTGGAAACCAGCAACGCCAGTTGCCAATGGGAAACCAGCAACGCCAGTGGCCAATGGAAAACCAGCAACGCCAGTTGCCAATGGAAAACCAACAAGCTTGGCTTCACATGAAAAACCAACTTTGTGGCTTTCCAGTCGGTAACCAGCAGCCTCGCTTGGCCATGGGTAGCCAAGAACCTAAGTATCTGATGGGAACCCAACGATCTGCTTTGGCGAGTGGAATCCAACAACCAGGAGGTCTCCAAGGGAACAACCAGCCTATGTTTTTGAATCAGCAAACACAGCAGACTTACTTACCTGCTGAAAATCAACAATATGGGTCACCGTCAGGCATGCAGCAGCATGTTATGTCAACCAGGGGGCAACAACATGGGCTGCTGCTGGATAACCAGAGATCTAACCAGCAACCTGGTTCATCAATGAGAGGCCAGCAGACTTGCTTACCTGCTGGAAATCAACAACATGGACCACCGCCAGGCATGCAGCAGCATGTTATGTCAACCAGGGGGCAACAAC ATGGGATGCTGCTTGATAACCAGAGATCTCAACTTCTGATGAGAAACCCGCAACCTGGTTCATCTATGAGAGGCCAGCAGACTTGCTTACTTGCTGGAAATCAACAATATGGATCACTGTCAGCTATGCAGCAGCCTGTTATGTCACCCAGGCAGCAACAACATGGGATGCTGCTGGGGAACCAGGAATCTCAATTTCTGATGGGTAACCAGCAACCTGGTTCATCAATGAGGGGCCAGCAGCCTTGCGTACCTTTGATGAACAGGCAACTTGGAACTCCTAAAGGTTTTACTCACTTGAATCAGATGGTAGCTGCCAACATGTCATCGTCTGGGCTTCGACCTCATCCTCAATCACAAACTCCGGCAACAAATCTGTATATGGAATCTGTTTCCGGGAGTATGAATGGGACTGCAGATACATATCAAAGAAGCAGCATTGCTGGATACGGTTCTTCACCGCAAGATATCTACCAAGGAAATGAGCGCATCCCATCTCATGAGAGATCCAATGCTGAATATTTTGACTTACGCAAGAAAGCCCTATCTCAAAACTCTGCTTTGCCAACTCCAGATAACGCTAAACATGTCGAAGCCAGGGGTTCGAAGAGACAGTATGATCCTGCGATGGGACATATGCAAAACTCAGTAGCTCATTGGCCCTTACTCCAACAAATTTCTCAATCACAAGATGTGGAGAGACAGAACATTAGCACGAGTGCGAAACATATAGACGCTGCAAAGAAAATGAGAATCCAGAAAGCAGTCCAAGAAAAGTTGCATGGCGTGGCTCCTGAGGTAATAGATATCGAGGATTATCCAACTGATGGGGCAAGAAAAGATAAAAGTGGTGTCCCAAAAACTCCCGCAAAAAAGGGTCTTAGAGGGAGAAAGAAAGCAGTACCTCCACCAGCTCAAAATTCTGCAGATAATGAGAAAGGTATTGTCCCAGAAACTCCAGCAAGAAAGGGCCCTAGAGGGAGAAAGAAAACAGTACCTCCGCTACCCAATGCCTCAGAGATCCAGGTTTACAAACCTACTCAAGCAAAGGCACCTTCATCAAGAAGTAAGGCTAAAGAGAAAGGAGTGAAGTCCAAACAAGCAAGAG GTCAATCAGGAGAACTTCTACGTGAAGATTGTATTGCAGAAATAATATACAGGTTGCAGAATCTATATATAGGAGATGAAAGCAGAGAACAAGAGCAGAATGCACTTGCCATATACAAAGGAGATGGTGCAGTTGTTCCATATGAGACCAAGAAGAAAAAACCAAGGCCTAAAGTTGACCTTGATGATGAAACAACTCGGATATGGAATCTTTTGATGGGGAAAGAAGAAAAAGAGGGCAATGGCGAGAGGAATAAGAAAAAAGAGAAGTGGTGGGAAGAAGAGAGAAATGTTTTCCGAGGGAGGGCTGATTCATTTATTGCCCGTATGCATCTTGTGCAAG GAGATAGACGTTTTTCGCCATGGAAGGGATCGGTGGTTGATTCCGTCATTGGAGTTTTCCTTACTCAGAATGTCACAGATCACCTTTCAAG CTCTGCTTTCATGTCTCTAGCTGCACGATTCCCTCCAAAACCAAGCAGCAAACCAGAAGATGAAAGGAATATTAGAAGCGTAGTTGTTGAAGATCCAGAAGGATGCATTCTGAACTTAAATGACACCCCTCCGTGGCAGGAAAAGGTTCAAACTTCGTCTGATACGCAAGTTTCTGGGGTTGATAGTGGATCAAAAGAGCAGCAAAGGTCCTGTTCAAACTCTGGAATCGAAAGATTTAATTTCTTAGAGAACAGTAGTCAGAACTTAGAAGAGGAAGTGTTATCATCACAAGATTCTTTTGATCCTGCGAGTTGGACATCTCAATCGTCCGGGAGAGTTGGATCCTCTTCAGGTTCCAAATCAGACGCAGAGTTTTCTACAACCAGGTCTGAAACAAAAACAGCCAGTGGATCAGCACAATCAGTGCAAATTGGGAGTCCAAACTTGTCTGATGAAAGATCGCTTCTCCATCAAGAATCTGGTGATGTTCAAATACAAGAAACTTCAAATGTCGCTCAGAAGAAACCTGATATGACGGCAGATTTAGTCGATATAGAAGATTTTGGAATGGACTTCGTACCAACAAATTTCACCATGGCACGTGAGAAGAAAGGAACACAGGCTGCTGGGAAAAAGCCTACAAGCCAATGGGATAGTCTTAGAAGAGAAGTGCTGGAGAGAAAAGGGAAAAAAGAAAGAAGCAAAGAAAGCATGGACTCTATTGATTATGAAGCCATTAGACGTGCTAGCGTCTATGAGATATCTGATGCTATCAAAGAAAGAGGAATGAATTACATGCTGGCTGTAAGGATTAAG GATTTCCTTGAAAGGATAGTCAAGGATCACGGTTCTGTTGATCTTGAATGGCTAAGGGATGTTCATCCTGATAAAGCAAA GGACTATCTGTTGAGCATAAGAGGATTGGGTTTGAAAAGTGTAGAATGCATTCGACTCTTGACACTCCACAATATGGCTTTCCCT GTTGACACCAATGTCGGAAGGATAGCAGTTAGGCTGGGATGGGTGCCTCTACAACCTCTACCTGAATCACTTCAACTACACCTTCTGGAGCT ATACCCAGTGCTTGAGTCCATCCAAAAGTTTCTTTGGCCAAGACTCTGCAAACTCGATCAACCAACACT GTATGAGTTACACTACCAGCTGATTACATTTGGAAAG GTATTTTGCACGAAGAGTAGACCAAATTGTAATGCATGTCCCATGCGAGGAGAGTGCAGGCACTTTGCTAGTGCTTATGCTAG TGCAAGACTTGCGTTGCCGGCATCAGAGGAGAGGGGCTTAACTACTGCAACTATCCCAGTCCCTCCCCAATCCTTTCCTCCTGCATCCATCCCGATGATGGAACTACCTCCTCCTCTAGAGAGTTCTCCTCTACAGAGTTTTCTAACAAGGGAAGTACCATCGAATGGAGGAAGCTCGGAACCCATAATAGAAGAGCCGGCTACGCCCGAGCCAGTATACCCTGAGATAACGGAGAGTGACATTGAAGATGCTTACTACAACGAGGACCCTGACGAGATTCCAACAATTGAACTCAACATTTCACAATTCGGCCAGACGCTTAAGGAACACATGAAGAATAACATGGAGCTCCAAGAAGGTGACATGTCCAAGGCTTTGGTCGCTTTGGATCCATCCACTACTTCAATTCCAACTCCCAAACTAAAGAACATTAGCCGTCTCAGGACAGAGCACCAAGT GTATGAGCTCTGGGATTCACATCCCCTCCTCGCTGGT ATGGATAAAAGAGAACCAGATGACCCAAGTCCTTATCTCTTAGCTATTTGGTCACCTG GGGAAACGGCGAATTCGGCTGGACAGAAATGTGGAGGGAAAGCGTCTGGCAAATTGTGCTTTGACGAGGCTTGCTCAGAGTGCAACGGCGTGAGGGAAGCGAATTCACAGACAGTTAGAGGAACTCTTCTG ATACCGTGTCGAACTGCCATGAGAGGAAGCTTTCCCCTCAACGGCACATATTTTCAAGTGAACGAG GTATTTGCAGATCACGAATCCAGTCTCGAACCCATAGATGTTCCTAGAGACTGGATATGGGATCTACCGAGAAGAACTGTTTACTTCGGGACATCGGTAACATCAATATTTAAAG GTATGTCGACAGAACAGATTCAGTACAGCTTCTGGAGAG GATTCGTCTGTGTGCGAGGATTCGAACCCAAGACCAGAGCACCTCGCCCGCTGATGGCCAGGTTGCATTTCCCGAAAAACAAAGTGAAGAACAAAACCTGA